The following are encoded together in the Primulina tabacum isolate GXHZ01 chromosome 18, ASM2559414v2, whole genome shotgun sequence genome:
- the LOC142532425 gene encoding uncharacterized protein LOC142532425: MGLSYFSNPSEGILPLLVMDTVMSVNHVKNMLRPFLQVVIGATAPDQESEEEYSGDDSVAKRVSVKCYSSRWRNQCDGGGNKWAAQHEDSTCALIICRIVNPIILLD; encoded by the coding sequence ATGGGGCTGTCATATTTCTCCAATCCATCTGAAGGCATTCTGCCACTCCTAGTGATGGACACAGTCATGTCAGTGAATCATGTCAAGAACATGCTGCGACCATTTCTTCAAGTTGTAATTGGCGCCACAGCCCCGGATCAAGAATCCGAGGAAGAATACTCCGGTGACGACTCGGTGGCCAAAAGGGTCTCCGTTAAATGTTATAGTTCGCGGTGGAGGAACCAGTGTGACGGTGGCGGTAACAAGTGGGCGGCACAACATGAAGACTCTACTTGTGCTCTAATCATTTGTCGGATTGTCAATCCGATAATTCTATTAGATTAA